Proteins encoded in a region of the Thermodesulfobacteriota bacterium genome:
- a CDS encoding aldehyde dehydrogenase family protein, whose protein sequence is MAEKGSLAVLDKFTGETIAEVPLASKETAEEAIRAAREAFPEWSRTPAHKRSRILENASRLIEEQRDEIATIICREAGKAWKYSVNEVGRSVETFRFSAEEAKRIHGETVPMDASAFGEGRVGFWMRCPLGVVSAITPFNFPLNLVAHKLGPALATGNTVVLKPASTTPLTAIRLARIFEEAGLPPGVLHVLVGSGGTVGEWLTTDPRIAKVSFTGSPPVGEEIVRKAGLKKVTMELGNNSGTIVEPDADLAAAVPRCVVSAFANSGQVCISLQRLYVHKAVAKEFTERFVAETARLKVGNPLDKDCDVGPMIDIKEAERAEAWVKEAVAEGAKVLIGGAREGRMMQPTVLTGVRAEMKVMCREAFAPLVSIYEYEKFEDAVAMVEDSPYGLQAGIYTNDIRKALHAVDRINVGGVMINDTSIFRVDHMPYGGNKLSGLGREGVRFACEEMTSIKMVMIRP, encoded by the coding sequence ATGGCGGAAAAGGGTTCGTTGGCGGTGCTCGACAAGTTCACCGGAGAGACGATCGCCGAGGTGCCCCTTGCCTCGAAGGAGACGGCGGAGGAGGCCATCCGGGCGGCGCGGGAGGCGTTTCCCGAATGGTCGCGGACGCCCGCCCACAAGCGGTCCCGCATCTTGGAGAACGCGTCGCGGCTGATCGAGGAGCAGAGGGACGAGATAGCGACGATCATCTGCCGGGAGGCGGGGAAGGCCTGGAAATACTCCGTGAACGAGGTCGGCCGGTCGGTCGAGACCTTCCGGTTCTCCGCGGAGGAAGCCAAGCGGATCCACGGGGAGACGGTGCCGATGGACGCCAGCGCGTTCGGCGAGGGGCGGGTCGGATTCTGGATGCGCTGCCCGCTGGGCGTGGTCTCCGCCATCACCCCGTTCAACTTCCCGCTGAACCTGGTCGCGCACAAGCTGGGCCCGGCGCTGGCGACGGGGAACACGGTGGTCCTCAAGCCCGCCTCCACCACGCCCCTTACGGCGATCCGGCTTGCGCGCATATTCGAGGAGGCGGGGCTGCCCCCGGGCGTCCTGCACGTGCTCGTCGGCTCCGGCGGCACGGTGGGGGAGTGGTTGACGACCGACCCGCGCATCGCGAAGGTCTCCTTCACGGGATCCCCCCCCGTCGGTGAGGAGATCGTCCGGAAGGCCGGTCTCAAGAAAGTGACGATGGAGCTGGGGAACAACTCGGGAACGATCGTCGAGCCCGACGCCGACCTGGCCGCCGCGGTCCCCCGCTGCGTTGTAAGCGCTTTCGCCAACTCGGGGCAGGTGTGCATCTCCCTGCAGCGGCTCTACGTCCACAAGGCGGTCGCGAAGGAGTTCACCGAGCGGTTCGTCGCGGAGACCGCCCGGCTGAAGGTCGGCAATCCGCTGGACAAGGACTGCGACGTGGGCCCGATGATCGACATCAAGGAAGCCGAGCGCGCCGAGGCGTGGGTGAAGGAGGCGGTCGCGGAGGGCGCGAAGGTGCTGATCGGCGGCGCGCGGGAGGGGCGGATGATGCAGCCGACCGTGTTGACCGGCGTCCGGGCGGAGATGAAGGTGATGTGCCGGGAGGCGTTCGCGCCGCTGGTGTCGATCTACGAGTACGAGAAGTTCGAGGACGCGGTGGCGATGGTCGAGGACTCCCCGTACGGGCTGCAGGCCGGGATCTACACCAACGACATCCGCAAGGCGCTGCACGCCGTCGACCGGATCAACGTCGGCGGGGTGATGATCAACGACACCTCGATCTTCCGCGTCGACCACATGCCCTACGGCGGGAACAAGCTCTCGGGGCTGGGCCGCGAGGGCGTGCGATTCGCCTGCGAGGAGATGACCTCCATCAAGATGGTCATGATCCGCCCTTAG